The DNA sequence CGTGGCCGGCGATGATCTCGTGGAGGGAGCCCAGCTCACGCTCCCGTGCCGTCAGGAGCGCCACGGTCCGGCACTCTCGCAGGTGATCGAGCTTCTCCTGCCATTCGCGGTATTTTATCGCCTGCTCACGCTCTTTCTCGAGCTCGACGAGCCGCACCGAGAGTTCATTCAGGAGAAGTTCCTCGCGCTCGATGCGCTCACGGACGACCTCGAGCTCTCCGAGGGACTGCTCCTTTTTCTTGTCGAACTCGGCGACGCCTGCGATCTCATCGATGATCTTGCGCCGCTCGAAGTCCGTCATCTCGGTGATCCGGGTGACGTCCCCCTGCATCACCACATTATATCCCTCGGCCTTGATGCCGACCTTTGCAAGAAACTCGATGATGTCGCCCTGTTTGCAGAGACGATCGTTGAGGTAGTTATAGCTGTAATAGCCGTGCGGCGTCCGCTTGATGCGCCGCCTGACACGGGTCCCGTCCGAGAAGGTGATCTGGACCTCCGCAGTATTCCTGCCGGTATTGACGTTGATGAGGTCCGTCAGTTTTTCCGCCCGAAGACCGCGTGCGCTAGAGAGGGCAAGGCAAAAGAGGATACTATCGATGATGTTGCTCTTGCCCGAGCCATTCGGGCCCGATATGACGGTAAATCCCTCATAGAAGGGGATTTTTGTTTTTTTCCCGAAAGATTTGAAATTGTCTATTTCCAGCTCAGTGATGTACAACCAGCAGACTCCCGGTTATTTTTTCTTAATTTCCACCGAGTCATCCTCTTCGGCGTAAATCAGGGGCTTGGATTCCTCAGCCTGGCGATAGCCCTTCCCCGTGCGGGTATTCTTCACGCGGGGGCGTGCCCCGGCGACGATGAGGTCTTCATCGTTTGACCGCTCTTCGTAATCGAGCGTGCCGTCCGGCTGCATGATCTTGACTGCGTCATGGGGCCGCTTCCCGGACGCTGCTTCAGGGGCGGGTTTGCGGGCCGTAGGGGCCGGCTCGGGGGCAGGACGCGTTCGCCGCGGTGCCGCAGGACCAGGCTGGGATGCCGCCGACGCACCTTCGACGAGTTTCGATAGCTTGCGCACCTCTGCCTTCATGTCAAGAAGCTCTTCAGTCAGTCCCTTTACCATCCCTTCAAGCTCGTTGACACGGTTTGCCAGACGCTCGTCAACAGGCTCGGTTCGAACCACTTCAGTGATTTCCGGATTTTCCTTTAACATTTCGATCTCCCGGTCTTTTTCCTCAATAATATGCTTAAGTCGATTAATTTCCCTCTGATTTTGTGACATCGGCCCCTCACCTACTGAATCATTACGCCGAGTATCTAATAATTTTTATGTTCTTTCATTATTGATAGCGTTTCTGGGCGGATATTTCTGAAATCATCAGATATTTTATCTTTTTTCGCACCTTTGTGACAAGGTATATACTCTTATCTATCCAACTTGTGTGCATATGTCTAGTCTGGCCGAATCAGATCCAGAAGTATATGAAATCATTGAACTCGAACGTTCCCGTCAGGTGAACGGTCTTGAACTCATCGCTTCTGAAAATGTGGTTTCCAAGGCAGTACTCGAAGCTGTCGGTTCCATCATGACCAACAAATATGCAGAGGGGTACCCCGGGAAACGGTACTACGGCGGATGTCAGTACCATGACATGGTCGAAAACCTTGCACGCGACCGGCTCTGCAAACTTTTTGGCGCCGAACATGCGAACGTCCAGGCGGTCTCGGGAAGCCAGGCCAACCAGGCGGTTTACTTTGCCTACATGAAGCACAACGACGTCATGATGAGCCAGGACCTCTCGCAGGGCGGCCACCTGTCCCACGGTTCACCGGTCAACATCACCGGCAAGTGGTACTCGGTCTCCCACTACGGCGTCGACCACGAGACGGAGATGCTGGACTATGCGTCCATCGCCGAGCAGGCACGGAAAATAAAACCGAAGATGATCGTCTGCGGTGCGAGCGCCTACCCGCGTGAGATCGATTTCAAGGCATTCCAGGAGATCGCCGAGGACGTCGGTGCATACTGTATGGCCGACATCGCCCACATCGCGGGCCTCTGCGCCACCGGCGTGCACAACTCACCGGTGGGCGTCGTCAACTTCACCACCTCGACCACCCACAAGACCCTCCGCGGACCTCGCGGCGGTATCATTATGTGCAACGACGAGTATGCCGCCGACATCGACCGCTCGGTCTTCCCCGGCATGCAGGGCGGCCCCCTGATGCACGTCATCGCCGGTAAGGCGGTCTGTTTCCAGGAAGCCCTCCAGCCCTCCTTTACGGAATATGCAAAACAGGTCGTAAAAAACGCCCGGGCAATGGCGGAGACCCTCCTCGACGAAGGCTTCGACCTCGTCTCCGGCGGAACGGACAACCACCTCATCCTCCTCGACCTGACCAATATCGGACTGACCGGACTTGAGGCAGAGAACCTCCTCGGTGATGCCGGCATCACCGTCAATAAGAATACCATCCCCCGCGAGACCCGCAGTCCATTCGTGACCTCCGGTCTTCGCATCGGCACCCCCGCCGTCACCTCACGCGGCATGAAGGAAGACGAGATGAAACAGATCGCCCTCTTCATCGCCCGTGTCCTCAAGGACCCCGAGAACACGACCATGACTGCAGATGTCAAGGAAGAAGTTAAGGGTCTTGCCAGCGGATTCACCCTCTATCCGGATGAAGTATGTTAATTGATGGAAAAGGAATCTCAGTAAAGCGCCTTGCGGCACTCAAAGAGGAGATCGCCACTTCAGGATGTGTCCCCTGCCTTGCAACGGTCATCGTGGGGGCAGACCCGGCCTCCCAGATGTACGTGCGGATGAAGCACAAGGCCTGCGATGATGTCGGCGTCACCTCCGTTGGCGTCGAACTTCCCGAAGACGCCACCACCGAAGAGGTCGTGGCAGCAGTCGCCCACCTGAACGACGACCCGTCGGTCCACGGCATCCTCGTGCAGCTCCCGCTGCCGAAACAGATCGATACCGAGGCCGTCATCGAGGCCGTCTCTCCGGCAAAGGACGTCGACGGGTTCCACCCGGAAAATGTCGGCGCCCTCTTCTCCGGACGTCCGCGGTTCGTGCCGTGCACTCCCGGCGGAATCATGACGCTTCTTGCCGAGTATGCCATTCCGACCGCCGGCGCCCGTGCGGTCGTCGTCGGCCGCAGTGTCGATGTCGGGCGCCCGATGGCAGCACTCCTCATCAACGCCGATGCGACGGTGACCGTCTGCCACTCGCGGACAAAGAACCTCGAAGATGAGATGAAGGCGGCGGACATTTTGGTCAGCGCCATCGGCAAGGCCCGGTTCGTCACGAAGGATATGGTCAAACCAGGTGCCGTCGTCATCGACGTGGGCATCAACTATGACGACGATGGCAAACTCTGCGGCGACGTCGACTTCGACGCGGTTGCAGATGTCGCCTCCGCCATCACGCCGGTTCCGGGCGGGGTCGGCCCGATGACCATTGCGACGCTGATGGAGAACACCTTCGCCGCCGCAAAACGCCAGATATGTTGAAGTGTTTCGTCGGAACGGTGGGTATTGGCGGCGGCGACCCGGTACGCCTGATGGCCGTGATGAATGCCAGCCCCGAATCTTTTTTTTCTCATTCTTTTGTTCCCCGTGAAAAGCTCCGTGACACGGCATTCAGGTTTCTGGACGATGGCGCCGAGATCATCGACCTCGGAGCACGCTCGACGGCACCCGATGCCCCGCCCCTCAGTGCCGCCGAGGAGAAGGAGCGTCTCTGCGCATCATTAAAGGAACTGGCGGGGATCGGGCTCCCCGTCTCGGTCGACACGATGTTTCCCGACGTGCTCGATGCAGCCCTCCGGTATGACATCGACGCCATCAACGATATCCACGGCCTTGCAAACCCCGACTACGCCCGTATCGCCGGAGACGCAGGGCTGCCGGTCTTTCTGATGGCGTCCACCGCCGTGCCTGGCGACGCCGTCGGGGTTACCGCGACCCATGCGGCCTGCGAGACGGTCATCGACCGGGCGCACCGGGCGGGCATCACCGACATTATCCTCGACCCCGCCATCGGCCACTGGATACCCGAACGCACGATGGAAGACGACTGGGATCTCTGCCGGGCATTTTCCTCGTTTCAGGCCCATGGCTGCCCCCTCCTTGCGGCGGTCTCCCGCAAATCGTTCATCGGCGATCTCCTTGACACGCCACCGGAGGGGCGCCTTGCAGGAACGATGGCCGTCACCTACGACCTCCTCCTGCAGGGAGCATCCGTCGTCCGCACCCACGATGTACGCGAAACGGCAGACCTAATACGAATCTTTGAACACCTCAGGGAATCGAGGCAGAATATCACATGACGGACAATTTCTGTGTTTATGGGCTCACCACCGGCATCATCACCGCCGGTGACGATATCACACAGGCCATTCTCACCTCGGCTGAAACGGCCTGCGGCATCGAAGACGGGGACATCATCGTCATCGCAGAGAGCGCCCTTGCCTCTGCCGAAGGCGCCATCGTCTACCTCGACGATGTCACTCCTTCGGCCGAGGCAGAACGCCTCGCCGAAGAATACCGGATGGACCCGCGGGTCGTCGAGGTCGTCATCGGCCAGAGTGACGCCATCATCGGCGGCATACCGGGCTTTCTCCTGTGTCTTCGGGGGGGGACGCTCCTCCCGAACGCAGGCACCGACGGGTCGAACGCACCCCCGGGTGCGCTCGTCTGCCTTCCCGACGACCCGGACCAAAGCGCCGCCACCATTCGCGAGCGCATCCGTCGGGAGACGGGGAGGACCGTCGGCGTGCTCATCGCCGATTCACGAACCCATGCGATGCGCCTCGGGTGCGGCGGGGTCGCCATCGGATGTGCAGGGTTCGGCGCCGTCGAGGACGATGTCGGGCGAAACGATCTCTTCGGCCGGACGCTCGAGGTGACGAAACGTGCCATCGGGGACAACCTTGCATCCGCTGCAGAACTCGTGATGGGTGAAGCGGACGAATGCGTTCCGGCCGCGCTCATACGGGGGACGAATATCCCCATGACCGAAGAAAGAGGTGTCGAGACGATAGACGCGGCAGAGTGCCTATTCATGGGGGCTGCGCTGCACGCTGACCCGTCCCGTCTCAAGGGAAAGCCCGATACCGATACCCTGTAGATATCCCCTGCTCTCTCCTTTTCCGTGGAGAAGGATCTCCACCAGATCCTCCCGCTCGTCGATATCCGTCGACATGAAAAACGAATCGATCACCTCGACGGAGAGCCCCGCCGCCTCGGCGATCGCCATGTGATCGCAGAAACTTGCGCCGTAGAAATCGACCCGGTACCGGGAGGGTTCCCTGATGAAGATCACATTGGTCCCGCCGCCCCTCCCGGGGACGATGGCCACATCCGCCCCGGTTTCGATGACACGGCGGATAGATGCTGGCGTTGCGAGTGGAATATCCGACATGAAGATGAGGACCGGCCCTCCGGTGCAACGGGCAAGATAGTCATTGAGCGCCTCGTTGAGACCCTGTTCATCGATGTATGTCGCGGCCCCGGTATGACGAAAGTCCGTCGTGCAGAGGATGCACGGGCTGCACCCGGCCTCCCGGAGGGCACGGATCACATCGCCCAGCATGACGCGGGCAAAGGCCTCACGCTCCTGCTGATCCATGATGTCGGAAAGCCGCGTCTTCGGGTTTACCGGGCGAAATGGTATGATGGCGTCGACAGGCATTGGAGAGTCACCGTGATGGGGCTTTTCTGGAATTCACGTGTAAAAAATGAGACCTATTCATCCCTGAAGAAGAGCCGGCAGTGACAGTTCCCGTCGTTTGCCAGTTCATCTTCATGGAATATGCAGGGACAGATGATTTCCCTGTCCGTTTCCTCGTCACCGGTGCGCATCCTGCACGGACAGTATCGCTCGCCCAGGCGCACGGTATTTCGTGCCAGCCCCTTCAGGACAGCGTCGAGCTGTTTGTCGTTTGGGTTCAGGTGCCAGTCCTTCGAAGCAGCGTACTCCGCCGCCCATTCCCTGATGGACTTCTGGATGGCTTCTTCATCGGCTTTTTTGCTTTTTCCGGTCATCATTCACCTGCTTACTGATTCTCGATATGGGCAATCATCGACTCAAACAGGCGACGTCCGTCGTCCGAACCGAGGATGCCTTCCGCCGCCCGCTCGGGATGCGGCATCATTACAAGGACATTGCCGTCCTCTCCTAAAACACCTGTGATGTTGAGCTCGGACCCGTTCGGGTTGGACGCGGGGGTGCATTCGCCTGCCTCGTTGCAGAAGCGGAAGGCCACGCGTCCCTCGTCGAGGAGCTGCCTGCCCACGCCCGGCGGGACGACATACCGCCCCTCCTTGTGGGCAATCGGGATCCTGATGACCTCTCCTTTACGGTACTTCGTGGTGAAGGGAGAGGTGGCGTTCTCCACCTTCAGGTGGACCCACTCACAGATGAATTTCGGGTATTCGTTGGTCGTAAAGACCCCGGGGACGAGCCCGCTCTCGGCACCTATCTGAGCGCCGTTGCAGATGCCCAGGACCAGCCGTCCGGCACCTGCATGAGCGAGCACGTCCTGCATGATCGGCGTCCGCGTCGCAATCGCGCCGGCCCGCAGGTAGTCGCCGTACGAGAATCCACCGGGGATGATGACTGCATCGTACTCCCGGCCGATGCCTTCCTTGTACCATATCAGGTCGCAGTCCACGCCGCAGACATCGTGCACGACATGGTATGCGTCATGGTCACAGTTGCTTCCGCCAAACTGGAGTACTGCAAATCTCATTTCAGGACCTCAATCTCGTAGGAGTGAATGACCGGGTTTGCAAGCAGCCGCTCGCACATCTCCCCGGCACGAATGCGGGCGTCCGCTTCCGTCGGGACGTCCATCGTGATGGAGAACACCCGTGCGGTCGTAAGCGTTTCAGTCTCAAATCCAAGATTGGAGAGGGCATGCTGGATGGCCCGGGCCTCCGGGTCGAGCATGCCTTCCTTGAGTGATATGGTAATGTTTGCGGTAAAACTCATGCATTTCCTCCACGCATTTCATCGGTGATCCGTTCCACGACCCGTGCATAGGCCGACATCACATCGCCCTTGCCGAAGCGGTAGACGTCCTTGTCCAGCGACTCGCCGGTCTCCTGGTCCCAGAGGCGCATCGAGTCCATGCTGATCTCGTCGCCAAGGTAGATGCCGTTATCCGTCCGGCCGAACTCGATCTTGAAGTCAACGAGATCGATGCCAAGTTCGGCGAAGAACTCGGAGAGCAGGAGATTGATGCGAAGCGTCTGCTCGCGGACGAAGGCGAGCTCATCCGGCGTCAAAAAACCGAGCGCTATGATCAGGTCATCATTGATCGAGGGGTCGCCTGCGGCATCGTTCTTGTAGTCGGTGACGATGACCGGCGGGGAGAGCGGCTGCCCCTCGGTGAACGGGAATTTCTTCACGATGGACCCTGCCGCGATATTGCGGGCGATGACCTCAAGAGGGATCATCTTCAGTTCCCGTACGGCCATGGTCCGGTCGTCTTCCATCCCGAGATAGTGCGTCTGTATACCGTTCTTCTCGAGGTAATTGAAGAAGAAGGCGGAGACGCGGGCATTGTAGACACCCTTTCCTTCCAGCACATCCTTCTTCTCGCCATTGAACGCCGTGATGTCGTCCCGGAAGACGACGATCAGTACACCGGGGGTGTCCGAGCGGTACACCGATTTTGCCTTCCCCTGATACAGGAGTTCCCCTTTCTTCATAGCTCCTCTCCGTTTCTCTTCATCATTTGCATATTGCGTTCTTCAATCACTTCAGCAAGAGTTTTAATAAGCCCTTCGAGAGACGGGTCGTTCCACCCGCGGTCGATGAACCGCTGGTAGATGCAGAGGCGTTCCCTGAGCATATTTGTTCCGACAAGACCCTGCAGCTCTTCTATCTGCGGCCATGGATGTTCGGGATTGACGTAGTCGATCGTCACCGGGGAGACGCCCCCGAGATCATCCACGCCGCATTCGATGAGGTAGGCGGCATCGGCCAGATTCGGCGGGACCTGCACCATCACGTCATCGGGCAGGATTTCGCGGGCAAGCCGTATGATCCCGCACATTTCCTCAGTGCCCGGATAGGTGGCGGCCTCCATCGGGGTGCCTTCCTTCGGGCAGAAGTTCTGGATGATAACCTCCTGGATATGGCCGTAGCGCCGGTGCAGGTCGCGTATGACCTCCAGCGACTCCTCCCGGTCACGGGGAGTCTCCCCGATGCCTATCAGAAGCCCGGTCGTAAACGGTATCTTCAGCCGCCCGGCGTCCTCCATCATCGCGATGCGGACCTCGGGAGCCTTGCCCGGTGCCTTGCGGTGGGCGGGGATCTCGGCCGTCGTCTCCAGCATGAGCCCCATGCTGGCGTTGACGGTGCGGAAGCGCTCCAGCTCCTCGCGGGTGAGAATTCCCGCGTTCGTGTGTGGAAGCATCCCCGCATCGATGGCCGCCCGGCACATATCGTAACAGTAGTCGAGAATCGTCGCATAGCCGGTCGGTGCCAGTGCCGCGTCGAACCCCTCGACCATGCCGGGCTGTTCACCAAACGTAAAGAGAGCCTCGGTACATCCCATCGATGCGCTGTACCGGATGGTCTCCTCCACCACCGCCGGAGGCATGATGCAGCCCTCCTGCACCGGGGTGCGGAAACAGCAGTATCCGCACGTGTTCCGGCACACGGTCGTGAGCGGAAGAAACGCATTTCGTGAATAGGTGATCACCCGGGGGTGCATGATCATACATTTCAGCACCGGGGGTATTCAAGCTTCGGACAGATGCCGTCCGGGTGCTTTAGAACCAGTGATCCAGGGTCTTCTGCCCGCTGCCCGAGCGCATCTTCTCCAGGACGGCCTTTACGCGCACAGATGAGAAATCGTAGGTATTGCAGAGGAGATCGTGGATGCCGTCCTCGTCCGGCGTCCGCCATTCGACGGTATAATCCGTCGTCACCGGCGGTGTCCTGAAGAATTCGAATATCGGCTCCACATCCGTCTCCGGGGCCTTCTCCGCCATCGTCTCATCAAAGGTGCCGGCCCGGACGATCTTAAGCGCCGTCTTCGGTCCTATGCCCCTGATGCCCGTATTGAAGTCGGTGCCGATGAGAATGCCCATCCGGATAAGATCATCGCGGGTAATGGAAAGCCCGGCCAGCACCTCGGCAAGGACGATACGTTCGGGTTCGACCGAGATGGTCCGGCCGCGGATCTTCCGTTTTCCGCTCACGGTGAGATTGCGCACGAGCACCGGTACCCCGAAGAGGAGCGAGTCGTAGTCCTGGCTGACGGCATAGCTCACGTCCCCCCGCTGCGCCATGTATGCCGCCTGAGCCTCGCCCTCGGAGGGCGCGGTGAGATACGGGACGCCCATCAGGCGGAGAAGCTCCTGTGCGCCCTCGACCGTCTCCTTATCCAGCCGGGTCGCCGAACGGGCCTGTTTGTAGGCCTCCTTCTCATCGCCTGCCGCCAGTGCCTCCGACCATGCCTCCGCCGCCCGGCTCCGGGCAGCACGCCGCTCCTCGATCGTCCGCATCTTGAGGTCGGGCGGTTTTCCGTCGAAGACATACACCGGCCGGATACCCTTCTCCATGAGGGTCGCCGTCCGGAAGAAGAGGCCCGACAGGTGCGAGGTCACCCTCCCTTCGCGGTCCATCAGGGGCGTTCCGTCCGGTTGGCGGATGATGGTCAGAAACTGGTACAGTGCATTGTTCCCGTCAATTGCGGCGCTGCCCGCAAGGGCATCCCAGGAAACCGTCGTCTTGTAATCTGCGAGAATCTCGCGTAGTCCTACACCCATAAAAAATTGTGCGTGTATGGTATTTTCAGCGGTACACGCGACGCGAAAGTTCGGAAACGATCTGGTGAACCTCGGAGATCATCGTATCACACTTCTTATTCACCATCTGGTTGAGCTCGTCCAGGTTCATCCGCATGGTGCGTTCACGGGCACTCACGTTCTGGTCGAGCGCACGGATCTTCGTTCCGAGCGAAAGAAACAGCCCGCCCAGCGATGCCATCATGAGCGTGGCCGCCACCGCGAGGATGAGATCCTGCCATACCCGCAGGACGAGGACAAGCGTGGCAATGATCAGCACGATTGCAAGGATAATGTCGACAAGAGATTCCTGAATATCCATGATATGTCATGATGGCAAACCAGTAATTAATCTAACTATATCGAATCCGCACCCGTCCGGCACCGCACAGAACCGCTGCCGCCCGAATCGGACCGGACGGACGTGACAATGCCTGCAACCGGGGAAGAGACGGGGAGAAACGGGTCGAGAATAACCGGGCACCATATACGTTTATCCATATCCCGGTCAAGAAGTACCTCCAATGAGTGAAGAATCGGGGATTCGTTCCTATATCCCGCTGGCCGGCATGCTGCTCCTGCTGCTGGTGGTCCAGATATGTGCGCTTGCCGTCACCCCCCTCATGATCGGTGCCGGGTACGAGGCCTTCGAAGACCCGGATTCGGCCGCAAACCCGATATTTTTCATCGTGCTCCTGCTGATCTTCACCGCCGTTCTGCTCTGGCTCATCCGCAAGGGCAAAAAGAACGTCATCACGGCGATCATCGGTTTCTCCATCGTCTTCATCTTCCTCTATATTTACAGCGCCGTCTTCCTCTTCCTCCTCGGCCCCACTATCGCAGGATATCTGGCGACGGGTGTTGCGACCGTCCTTTCGACGGCCGTCCTCTACCTCTATCCCGAGTGGTATGTCATCGACGTAATGGGGGTGATCGTCTCGGCGGGGGCAGCATCGATCTTCGGCATCTCCCTCGGTATCCTGCCGGTCATCCTCCTCCTCGTGCTGCTCGCCGTCTACGACGCCATCTCGGTCTACCGGACGAAGCACATGATCGATCTCGCCGAAGGGGTGATCGCAACGAAGAGCCCCATTCTCGTCGTCGTTCCGAAGAGTGTGGGGTACTCGTACAGAAAAGAGGGAATCGCCATCCACAAGGAGAAGAACGAACGCGGGGCATTCATCATGGGCATGGGGGACCTCATCATGCCCTCCATCCTCGTCGTCTCCTCCTATGCCTTCCTCGAGGCCCCCTCAGTTTTCTGGACGCTCTCCCTCCCCACCATAGGCGCGATTGCGGGCAGCCTTGCCGGTCTTGTCGTCCTTATGCACTATGTCAATAAAGGGAATGTTCAGGCGGGTCTTCCGCTCCTGAACGGAGGAGTGATTACAGGGTTTCTTCTTGGCTGTATGCTGGCGGGGACCTGGGGCTGGCTGCCATATATCTGAGAAGGACTTCCACGACCTCCTCAATCCCCTCTTCTGTTGTCGTTGACATGTTCAGGTAGCCCTCCATCCCGGCGAGGTCGGATTTGCCCACCACCACTTCGACGGGGACGTCACCCACCACCCGGCGGACCTCCTCGAGAAGGGCGAGCTGTCTTTCCACCGGGTACCCGCAGGCCTCGCTCGCGTCGATGATGAAGAGAATGACATCGGCGACATTGGTGATCGCCGAGAGCGCCTGGTGCTCGATATAATTGCGCTCCTCTGCCGGACGATCGAGGATCCCGGGGGTATCCACGATCTGCATGCGCTCGCGTCCCACGTCCCGGTGTCCCACGACGACCTGCTTCGTGGTAAACGCGTATCCTGCGACCTCAGGTTCGGCGGACGATATCAGCCGGATGAAGGAGGACTTGCCGACGTTCGGGTATCCTGCGACGACCACGGTGAACTCGTCGCGGATATCGGGGAGTTTTCGCAGCACATCGCGGGCACTGTTCAGGAGGACGAGGTCGTCCTCCACCTGGTGCATGATGGAGGCCATGCGCCCGGTAGCGGCCTTTCGCAGGTTGGATGCATCATCCGGATTCGTTCGAATCCGCCATGCATAGTCGTTTCCGACCTCGCGGATGCGCCCTGCGGCCCATGTCAGGGCACCGAGGGACCGCCGCAGTTTGTCGATGGAAAAGAGGATGTTCGTCATCTCCTGATAGAAGATGGGCAGGTTCTCGAATGTCGGGAACCGGCGGACGGTGTCGTCCAGTTTGTCGTAAAGGGATTTCGACACCGAACGCACGAACTCCTCGTTTGCACGGACCTTGTTGCGCTTTTCTTTTTTGGCGGCCGCCGCTCTCTTGAGCGCACGCTCAAGGAGTTCATCGGCAGTCGGTATTGTCGGTATATGTTCAAATTCCACAGAAAGCACAACCCATTATTACTACAAATCGCTTATGATTAACCATTATGGATCTGTCGCCCATCCAGAAAGATATTCTCATCACCCTCATTGCCCTCTATCACCAGCATTCATCCCCCATCAAAGGCGAAGGCATTGCGGATATGCTCAAACGAAACCCGGGGACCGTGCGAAATCAGATGCAGGCCCTCAAGGCGCTGGGGCTTGTCGACGGGGTGCCGGGGCCGAAGGGCGGATATACGCCGACGTCCCTTGCCTACAAGGAACTCAATATCGCCGACTATGCAACCGATGCCCGGGTGCCGATACGCAGAGGCGATGACATCGTCCCGAGTGTGAACGTGACCGAGATAGATTTTACCACCCTCTGTCACCCCGATATCTGTCAGGCGGTCGTCAAACTCATCGGCAGCGTCAAGATGTTCCAGATCGGTGATCGGATCACCATCGGACCGTCGCCCGTGAACAAACTGCTGGTGCGAGGCGAGATATACGGGAAGGACGAAGTCTCCCAGTCGCTTCTCATCACGATCACCGAGATGATTTCGCTTCCCAAAAAGAAGATCAAACACTACATGTCGACGCCGGTCAAGAGCATACCTTCGACGGCCACCTTCCGGGAGGCGTTTGGCATTTTCACGAAGAACCGCATCCACGGGGCGCCGGTGATGGACGGGGAGAAGGTGGTGGGCATCGTCACCCTCTCGGACATCTCCCGCGGGATTGAGAACGGGATGGATCTTGCGACCCCGGTCACACGCGTGATGACCGTCAAGGTCGTCACCGCCCCGCCGGACATCAACCTCTACGAGGTGATCGGCAGATTCAAGGAGCAGTCCATCGGGCGACTTCTTATCATGAAGGACGACAAGCCCATCGGCATCCTCACCCAGTCGGACATCATCAGGGTCTTCCCTGCACTCTGATTGAAAAAATACCTTTTTTCAAACGGCCTTTTTTACCGAGATTGAAACAATTTAAATAGTATCAGGCCCTCCTTTTTTAATATGAGGAATACATTCTCCCGCAATCTCTCAAAGAAAAAAGTGATGAGTACGGATGGAATGGTGATTGGGACAATACGGAATATCATGGTCGATTTCAAGACCGGGGAAGTCACCGACCTTGTCGTCAAGCCTGAGCAGAACTTCGATACGTCCAGTTATGCCACCGAAGGGGACAAGCTCTTCATCCCGTTCGAGGCCGTCAAGGATATCCGGGATTATATCGTCGTCGACCGGTATCTCTCTTCACGCAAGTGAAGGAAATACCGACCTGACCGCTTCTATAAACCCATCCCCGTACTTTTCTTTCGTGACCCGGTCCGCCGCGTCCTTCACATCATCGCTCGCATTTGCGACCGCAACCCCGGTGCCCGCAAGCTCGATCATCTCCCGGTCATTGTGCGAGTCGCCGACCGCAAGGAAATCCCCCACATCAAGGCCCATGTCGCGGGCGACGCAGCCAAACGCAGTGCCTTTGCTGATGCCGTGTCCCTGGAGATGAATCGCAAAACCGGTGTCGAGCACACGCACGTCGAAGCCTGCAAGTGCGCGTTTCACCTCCTCCGGTTCCACCGTCCGGGCGAAGGCGACGTCGGCGAAACGATATTCCGGGCTGTAGAGCTCGAGCTCTACGCCTTGCCTGCCAAAATAGTGTTCAAGGTGGTGGAACGCGGCCCGGCAGAGCGCGA is a window from the Methanovulcanius yangii genome containing:
- the purQ gene encoding phosphoribosylformylglycinamidine synthase I, producing the protein MRFAVLQFGGSNCDHDAYHVVHDVCGVDCDLIWYKEGIGREYDAVIIPGGFSYGDYLRAGAIATRTPIMQDVLAHAGAGRLVLGICNGAQIGAESGLVPGVFTTNEYPKFICEWVHLKVENATSPFTTKYRKGEVIRIPIAHKEGRYVVPPGVGRQLLDEGRVAFRFCNEAGECTPASNPNGSELNITGVLGEDGNVLVMMPHPERAAEGILGSDDGRRLFESMIAHIENQ
- the purS gene encoding phosphoribosylformylglycinamidine synthase subunit PurS; this translates as MSFTANITISLKEGMLDPEARAIQHALSNLGFETETLTTARVFSITMDVPTEADARIRAGEMCERLLANPVIHSYEIEVLK
- the purC gene encoding phosphoribosylaminoimidazolesuccinocarboxamide synthase, yielding MKKGELLYQGKAKSVYRSDTPGVLIVVFRDDITAFNGEKKDVLEGKGVYNARVSAFFFNYLEKNGIQTHYLGMEDDRTMAVRELKMIPLEVIARNIAAGSIVKKFPFTEGQPLSPPVIVTDYKNDAAGDPSINDDLIIALGFLTPDELAFVREQTLRINLLLSEFFAELGIDLVDFKIEFGRTDNGIYLGDEISMDSMRLWDQETGESLDKDVYRFGKGDVMSAYARVVERITDEMRGGNA
- the cofG gene encoding 7,8-didemethyl-8-hydroxy-5-deazariboflavin synthase subunit CofG, with protein sequence MHPRVITYSRNAFLPLTTVCRNTCGYCCFRTPVQEGCIMPPAVVEETIRYSASMGCTEALFTFGEQPGMVEGFDAALAPTGYATILDYCYDMCRAAIDAGMLPHTNAGILTREELERFRTVNASMGLMLETTAEIPAHRKAPGKAPEVRIAMMEDAGRLKIPFTTGLLIGIGETPRDREESLEVIRDLHRRYGHIQEVIIQNFCPKEGTPMEAATYPGTEEMCGIIRLAREILPDDVMVQVPPNLADAAYLIECGVDDLGGVSPVTIDYVNPEHPWPQIEELQGLVGTNMLRERLCIYQRFIDRGWNDPSLEGLIKTLAEVIEERNMQMMKRNGEEL
- the fen gene encoding flap endonuclease-1, whose amino-acid sequence is MGVGLREILADYKTTVSWDALAGSAAIDGNNALYQFLTIIRQPDGTPLMDREGRVTSHLSGLFFRTATLMEKGIRPVYVFDGKPPDLKMRTIEERRAARSRAAEAWSEALAAGDEKEAYKQARSATRLDKETVEGAQELLRLMGVPYLTAPSEGEAQAAYMAQRGDVSYAVSQDYDSLLFGVPVLVRNLTVSGKRKIRGRTISVEPERIVLAEVLAGLSITRDDLIRMGILIGTDFNTGIRGIGPKTALKIVRAGTFDETMAEKAPETDVEPIFEFFRTPPVTTDYTVEWRTPDEDGIHDLLCNTYDFSSVRVKAVLEKMRSGSGQKTLDHWF
- a CDS encoding presenilin family intramembrane aspartyl protease PSH; translation: MSEESGIRSYIPLAGMLLLLLVVQICALAVTPLMIGAGYEAFEDPDSAANPIFFIVLLLIFTAVLLWLIRKGKKNVITAIIGFSIVFIFLYIYSAVFLFLLGPTIAGYLATGVATVLSTAVLYLYPEWYVIDVMGVIVSAGAASIFGISLGILPVILLLVLLAVYDAISVYRTKHMIDLAEGVIATKSPILVVVPKSVGYSYRKEGIAIHKEKNERGAFIMGMGDLIMPSILVVSSYAFLEAPSVFWTLSLPTIGAIAGSLAGLVVLMHYVNKGNVQAGLPLLNGGVITGFLLGCMLAGTWGWLPYI